In Streptomyces sp. NBC_01231, the sequence CCGCCGACGCTCCTGCGACAGCATGCGCAGACCGTATGCACCGTCGATGAAGAGTCACCATTTGCCCGGGCGGTACGGATCGAGGTGCGGACACAAGTCGTGACGGCGTTCCGCACCACGGGGGCCGTGGCCTGGGCCAAGTCGCAGTTCGCCTCCAGACCCGGGATACAGGACCTCGGCCTGAGGGGCGGGACGGCCCGGGCCATCGACGGGCTTGGTGACGAGGCCAAACTGATCACGGGATCCCAGCTAATCGGCGAAGCGGGGTTTCCGTTCCCCAAGACGGCCAAGGTGATCGTCCGGGAGCACAACGCCCTGATCGACATCCGGTACACCGAGGAGTTCGCCGACCACGACCGCGTCTCCGAGATCGCCCGGATCCTCGCCGGCCACGCCCTGCGCAAGGCGGGGTTCGCGGATGGAGTCGCCCAGGCGGGCACCCGGGCACTGAAGGACGTGCCGCGTGCCCCAATCCCCACTAAGGGCAACCGTTTCGTCCGGTACATCGGGGCGCCGTACCGGCCGGTGTACGGCGCCCGGTGGAAAGGCGCGGAGCGGTCCGTGCTCCGCGACCTCCCGCGGGCCGCGCTGACCTCTCGCGTCCCGGATCACCTGAAGTGCGTCTCGGACGAGCACAACGAACTGAAGCCGGACAACAAGGTGGACGTCATCTCCCGCTGCGAGGGCGAGGAGGAGGCCGTGCGCGCGGGGCTCATCCCTCGGCTCGGGATCGAAGCACGGTCCCACTACTGCGGTGCGCGGTGCGACACGAAGCAGACCCGCGCCTTTGAGGCATCGATCCCAGGCGACGCCCGGAGGCGCTGGCGAAAGCATGGGACCACGACGCACTACGCCATCGACGACGCAGAACCCGGCCGGTACAGCATGTCCCTGAAACAGTGGTGGGGCTACCGGGACGACTCCGGCAGGGCGCATGCGTATCTGCTCTGGTTCAGGGCCGAAGTTCCAGAAGAGCAGTTCGAGTTGGCGCAGAAGATCGTGAACGATGCGTTCGCGCAGACGTGTGCCTTCCCCAGGGCTGATCACCCTTGCATGCTGTGAGGCCGTGAAGGTGCGGTACGCGATCTTATATCTGGCTTGCCATCGCTCGATGGGGTGATGTTGGGGCATCGTTGCCGGTCAAGCATTCGTGATTCGCTTGGGTGACGGGATGAGTGATCGCAAGCCGTACTCGAGTGACGTCTCCGATGAGCAGTGGGTCCTGGTCGAGCCCGTGATCACGGCGTGGAAGGCCGGGCATCCCTCGGTCAGCGGCCACCAGGGCAAGTACGCGATGCGGGAGATCGTGAACGCGGTCCTGTACCAGAACCGCAGCGGCTGCCAGTGGGACCTACTGCCCCACGACCTGCCGCCCGCCGGTGCGGTGCAGTACTACTTCTACAAATGACGTGACGACGGCACCGACCAGACCATCCATGATCTGCTGCGGTGGCAACTGCGTGAGAATAAGCGGCGATTAGCCGACCCGAGCCTGGTCATCCTAGACACGCAGAGTATCCACGCTGCCGTCGGCGTGCCGTCCACCACGACGGGCAAGGACGCGGCGAAGAAGGTGCCGGGCCGCAAGAGATGCCTGGCCGTGGACGTTTTGGGTCTCGTCGTGGAGGCCGTCGTCCTGCCGGCCGGCGCGCACGACAACGCCGCCGGCATCGCACTGCTGGACGGCGTGGCCGCCCAGACCGACACAGTCGAGAAGGCCCTGGTCGACCAGGGGTTCAAGAAGAGCGTCGTCGATCACGGCAAGACCTGCGGCATCGACGTCGAGATCGTCGAGCGCAACCCGGCCGACACCAGCTTTGTCCCCCAGGCCAAGCGGTGGGTCGTGGAGCAGACGAACGGGATCCTGATGTTCTACCGTCGGCTGGTCCGCGACTACGAACACCGGGCCCGCCAGCTCCCGCTCCCGCGTCTTCTGGGCGATGACCTCCGTCATGGCCCGCCGGCTCACCGGCGCCACCCTCCCCTCCTGGAGGACCGCATGAGCGACAACCCGCAGATCAGGGCCGTCCTGGCCTACGTCGAGGCCCGCGAGATCGAAATGGCAGAACAGGCCGGGCAGCTCCGCTCGCGCATCGAGGACCTCACCGCCCGCCTCGGCGAGCTCGACGCGGAGGGCGAAAACCTGCGCATCACCCGCAAGACCCTCCTCGCCATCCCCCGACCGGAGCCCGCCGAGGAGGCACCCCGCCCCGAAGTGCCGGACCACCCGGCCTACCAGCAGATCCTCACCGCCCTCACCGACGCCGGCCGTCCGATGCGAGCCCGCGACCTGTGCGAGGCACTCGACCTGCCGATCCTTCCGAAGAACACCGAAGGCATCCGGTCCAAGCTGAAACGCCTGGTCACACGGGGAATCCTCACCGAACCCGAACCCGGCCTGCTCGCTCAGCCCCGCACCTGACCGCCGACCCACCCCGCCGACCAGGGACCCTCACCCAAATCCAAGCCCGAAACAGGCATTAACTCGCTTACCGCACTCTGAGACCTCCGGCGGAGCCCCACCCCGCAGCACCTGTACCCCACCCATGACTCGACCATCACGGATGCCATGAGACAAGCCACATGGAACGCGACACGGGTCACCCATGTGGGTGACCGCACTCTCGACAACAGCCACCGGCCGTGAGACTCGAGGCCGCCCCGCACAGATAAGTGAGATTCATCCATGCTCAGAGAGACGGGACAGCTTCGACCGGCCTGTCTCAGATTGGTGGCCGACCGGCCGGCGAGTAGCCATCGGTTGTGAGATTCGGCCACGGAATCTGAGATCCCACAACATGTGGAGGGTCTCGCCGCTCGTGACATGTCGATCTTGCGTGACCTGGGCGTTCTTGGCTGTCTCACGGCCTTGTCACCCATGATCAGTCTCAAATCCGTGGCATTTCCTCGCGAGGGCGAGGTCGGGATCAGGCGGCTTGCCCGTGTCGGCCGAGTACACCACGCTGAGCCCCGAGCACGAGGACTACCGGCGAGCCCAGATCGCGCACCGATGAGTTTCCCGCACCGCGCTGGTCCATACGCCGGACACCCACGGACGGAAGGCTAGGCCATGCGGAAACTGATCTACGGCATGAACCTGACCCTGGACGGCTACATCGCCGCGCCCGGCGACGACATCGGCTGGGGCGTGCCGAGCGACGAGCTGTTCCAGTTTTGGTCCGACCAGTTGCAGGCGACCGACCTGACGCTGTACGGGCGCAAGCTGTGGCAGACGATGAGCTCCTACTGGCCGACCGGCGACCAGCAGCCCAACGCCTCCCCGGCGGACATCGAGTTCGCGCGCCGTTGGCGGGACATGTCGAAGGTGGTGTTCTCCTCGACGATCGACAAGGTCGACTGGAACACCCGCCTGGTCACCGGCGACCCGGTCGCCGAGATCACCCGGCTCAAGGCCGAGGACGGCGGCCCGATGGACATCGGCGGCGCGACGCTCGCCGGGGCGGCCATGCGGGCCGGGCTGATTGACGAGTACGTGCTGGCCACCGTGCCGGTCCTGGTGGGAGGCGGCACACCGTTCTTCACCGCGCTGGACAACTGGGTGAACCTCAACCCGGTGGAGACGTGGACGTTTCCCGGCAGCGTGGTCCTGACCAGGTACGAGACGAGGCGCTGAGCAGCAGCACCCACGCGCTAGTCTCACGGTGATGTCGTATACGACATCGGTACGACACGGCTCGTGTCACATGCCGCCGCTGCGACTTGGGGCTTTCAACCCTGTCTCACCACATGTCGGGGATCAATCCGTCTCACGACGGTGGCGGATCCCAGAGCTGGGCTCGTCACTCGTCTTCGTCATCGAAGTCGTGAGGCGGGATGGTCCATCGCATCACCATCTCGCCCGCCTCGTGACTTCAGGGACGCCGGGAACGGCCAGGCCATCCGCCGGTACGAGCCGCGCATCATGCAATGCGTGGCGCCACCCGCTATGACCGGCCGGATCTGATTCCGCGGTACGGGCAAGTCAGCGGGCGTCAGCAACCCATCGCGGCTCGGTCGGACTCGCTGCGAAGAGCGCAGAATTCGTTGCCTTCGGGGTCAGCAAGGACTGCCCAGCCAGAGCCATCGGGGTTCCTGTGATCGGTGACAAGGGTGGCACCGAGGCCGAGCAGCCGTTCCACCTCCTGCTCACGCGATGTCTCAGGGCGCAAACACAGATGGATCCGGTTCTTGATCTTCTTAGACTCGGGCACCTGGTTGAAGTGCAGCACCGGGCCCTCCGCCAGCAGCACCTGAGTTTCCCGGTCACCCGGTTTGTCCTCCGGATGCAGTGGACGGCCAGTCACTCTGCTCCAGAACCGGGCCAGCTCGTAGGCATCCGCACAGTCAATCGCCACGTTCTGCAATACCGAAACCATGCGCGCGAGCCTTCCTCACTTCCACTCTGGACGCCACCGAGCTGCGCTCAGCCTTCGCGCACACAGCTCAGGCGCATGGCAGCACTTTCGATACACGCGCTAGCGGACGAGGCAGGATGAGGCCGTGATCACGCAGATATCGCGAGACGACTTGCCGCTGCTTGAGAGAGCGGTCCGCCACTTTCGGGGAGTTGAGGATGCTTTTGTGGTGCGGGCGTTCGGTGACACGCCCACCGCACTGGCCTTCGTGGCGGCTGATGAGACAGAGATCCTTGGGTGGTGCTGGGGGCACCGTCTCGCGCGCCCGGACTCGGCTCCGATGCTCTATGTCCACCAGCTTGAGGTGGCTGAGTCCCATCGCCGAGAGGGCATCGGTCGGGATCTCCTTCGCGCCTTCATGGAGGCCGGCGTGAAGGCTGGGGCCACGAAGATGTCTTTGAAGAACGTGGCGGCCCGGTCGCTCTACGAGTCCCTTGGAGGCGGGCTTGCTGCGCAAGGTCCCACAGTGAACTACTGGTTTCTCCTGGATCCGCATCAGCGATGAGTGCGGCATGAGGCGTCGTTGTGCGCGTCAAGGTTGATCGTCTTCATGAGTTGGGTCAGGGGTGGGGGCGGGCGCCATGGACGGCGACCCGGACATCGTCTGCGCCGTCCACGGCGACGGCGTCGACGACGACCAGAGCGACGACCCCGAGGGCCGCGCGGACCTCAAAGCACAGTTCGCGGACGCGGTCGCATGAACCTCTCGGCCGACGGCCCGCACCCGCACCCGCTCACCCCGGCTGATCTCCCGACCGGGGATGAATGGTGGCGCGGCTGCCAGGACTGCCACCTGCCCATCCAGGGCGGGGCCGCCGGCCTCGCCGCGCACCGCCGCACCGTCCACACAAAGGCTGGTGATCCCCGGCGGCCCATCGCGATCCACCTGGAGTTCTGACCCGCCCTCACCGGCATGACGGACGCTCCGTGCCGCCCCGGCCCCGCTCGACGGATGCCGGGGCGGTCGCGGTGGTCCCTCAACACCGAGGCATCAACACCGGGCGGAGAGAGGAGCTGGACGTCATGCACCTGCACATCTATGAGGTGGACGTCCCGATACACGACACCACCCGACCCGGACCGGCGCGGTTGTGACTGAGCGCCGTACTTGGCCGGTCTGGCCCAAGTACGGCGCTCAGTGAGGTGCGTCAGCAGCGAGCCAGGTCATCGGGAGCGGCCGACGGGGTCACTGCCCGGTCGTTCCAAGGGTCTGGTCGGCCGTTGCGAAGCGGTGCTCCGTCGGCTTCAGCACTTCGTAGAGGTAGCCGAAGTACTCCGTTTCCGCCGTTCCATTGAGCACCGCCAGTAGGAAGGCGACGCATCCCATGTCGTGGTGCTCCCATAGGGGGCCGCGCCCCTCGTTGTAGAGCACGGTCCAGTCGTCGGGGTGCTGACCGGGCCGCGCGAGCCAGTACAGAAACGCTCCCGTGCCCTCCTCGAATGCCCACGGCAGGACCCTCGCCCCCGCCTCCTGCAGGCCAGTGGGCTTGGCCTCGAACTCCCACAGGTCGGCCAGGATCTCGTGCCGTTCCGTCGTCTGCGCGTGCAGGTCACAGTCGTCGTAGGCGGAGTCGGGGACGAGCAGCCAGATCGTCTCGTCGAAGATGCCGTCGCCGTATGTCTCGACGAGCTGCTTGTAGTCGGCGGGCAGAGCCAGACCGAGGGTGCGCTCGGCTTGCGCCCAGTCCACCGCGGGTGGCGGATTGGCGGGCGGCGGGCAGAGGCGGACGAGCGCATCGAGGGCGACCATGGAACGGACGCTACCGGGACACCAGCCGGTACCCGTGGGCGGGTCGACAGGCCGGGCGAAGATCGGCAGCGGAACCCGGCCCAGGTACCGCTCGCGGGTGAAGACTTCGGCACGCCGGGAGCTGCGTCCGTCGGGTGGTCGATGAGCGCGCACTTGGCCGGTTGGGCCACCTGCAGCACCCAGTCACAGCTCCACTGCGGGCCACCTACGCCGCTCAGCCGGGCCACCTCGCGCGCTCAGGGGCCAAGCAACCCGCCCGACCATCCCTGAGCTGTCATCGGCAGAGGCTGCCGGGCGCGTAGTGCCGCCGCGCGTCGTACGGGCCCTTCAGTGGGCCTCTGGTGGTGAGAAAGGTTGAGCTGTCCATGCAGGAGAACCGCAGCCTGGAGGTCGTTGGTGACCATCACCTGAGCCAACCTGCCCGCGACTGCGATCACGTTGCCCCAGGCTGGAGCGTCTGGATAGACCTCGTCCGGGGCACCGCGACCCACCTCTTCCTGCACGGTCGTGTAGACCTCGCCCAGCTCCTTCATGAGGGCGACTTCCTCCTCGGTCCGCAGGCTCTTGCCCAGCCACGGTGCGGGGTCGTCTGCGTTGCAGAAGTCGTCGAACAGTACGGTGACCACGTAGTCCAGGTCCTCGAACTCCTCCGACCGCAGCCAGACATCGCGCTGCCACGACGGACTCGCAAGGGCGAGAACCGCTGGCACAACATGAAGTCGGAAGACCGGGAACTCAATGCCGTGATCCGTCACAACGCGAGCCTACTGACACGTCGAGGGACACCGCCCAGTGACCAGTGTGCTGTTCACGGAGCTGCGGACAGAGCCGTTTTCAAGAATCCTCGTCAGCGGCCGGGAGCTCCCAGGCCCGCTCGGTGACCAGCGCGCCGATCGCCGCTCCAGGTCTCATCGTTTCACGACCGTTCCGGCGCACCGTACGGACCTCGCCCAGCTGCTTCTGCTTCATCTTCTGGCCGCCGCCGTTCTTCCGGGCTGCTCCATCGCTGCCCGCAGCGCGACCCGGGCCAAGTCGACGCCGGACACCTCGCCGCCGCTCATGCCTGCCCCCCGGTGGTGTGCCCGAGGACCAGGTGGCGGGTGCCCGACAGGCGCTGCGATCTGGTCGACCAGCTGGTCTTCGCCCTGCGGGGCCTGGCAACACCCGAGGGCATGCGGTGGGGGCATCGAGGTGCTCCGCGGGATGAGTAAGGCGATACACGGTGCCTGCGGAGCTGTCAGCCTGCCAGCCGAGCTTTCCAGATCTCCTCGCTGGGCCATCGCCGGGCCCAGTCGGCGGAAACTTCCATATAGTCCCGCGCAGACCGGGGTGCCTGAATCTCAATCAGGTCTTCAACGACGAAGCCGCAGGACCGCAGCAGACGGAGCATCTCACCGTGCGGCAGGATGAACTCCACGTGATTCCCCCAGTCCAGCCGCGTCAGGCCGAATTGGCCGCGGGACAGGGTGGTGGATGCCGGCCCCTCGGGCGGTACGCACAGCGCGAACAGCGGTGAGTAGCGCGAGAACACCAGCCGGCCTCCAGGAACGAGAAGCCGGGCTGCCTCCGGGATCCACCGGTAGGGGTCGCACCACAGCGAGGCGCCGTACTCGCTGATCGCCAGGCCGAACGTGTTGTCCTCGTAGGGCACCTTCTCGGCATTGCCCAGGACAAGGGGGAAGTCGATGCCGAACTCCGCCTGCATCGCGCGGGCAGTGGCGAGTTGCTTCTCCGAGAGGTCGATCCCGACCGGGCGAGCCCCCGCTCTGGCCAGCCAAGCGGAAACGTAGGCGGTACCGCAGCCCAGCTCTATGGCGCGCATCCCGTCGATGTCGTCGGGAAGTATGGAGACCTGCGACTCCGGGGTGGCCCACAGTCCCCAGGACGGTTCCGCCTGCGCCCAGTGATCACGGGCGAGCGGCCCGTGCCACGCAGCCGCCTCGTCATCCCAAAAACGCCGGTTCTGCTCCACATGGTCCGCCGGGCCGTCATGAGTCATGCAGACATTCGATCGAAGACACTGCTGTCCCGGCAACGCATTTTCCACAGCGCCAGACCTCCTCGAGACGCGCGTCGGCACGACGGCCAGGTAGGCACCACCACCCGACCGCGAGCGCCGGCACACGTCAGTCTTCTTGCAGGGCTCCAAGGCCCGGATCAACGGAGGACGTTGTGCTGGCGCCGGCGGTCGGCATCGAGCGCGTGCCAGGACTCTGTCGTCCGATGCGGCGCTAATCGTCGTCCGGCTCGGCCGGCAGGGTGGGCCGGGGGCCTTCGTCGGGCACAACCACCAGGCGTACGGCCATGTGCCGTGAGTCGGGTGGGTGGTCACCGGGCTCGGTCAGATACTTGCGCAGCAGCGTCTGGTACTCCTCGACGAACGTGGCGACCTGCTCCTTCGTCATCCGCAGGCCTGAGCGATGGATCTGGTTCCAGCCTGCGGAGGAGTCGTACCCGGCGTATGCGCTCACGACCAGGTTCAGGTCATGGGTCATCTTGAGCGCGCCGATCTTCACCGCGGCCTCGCGTTCGTCGGCCGTCAACTCCAGGCCCGGTGGCGTGAAGATGTCAGTCATGAGCGACCTCCACCAGCGTTCCCGGCCGGCGGACCGCTCCTCGATCTCGGCGATCAACTTGAGGTCGGCGAGTTTGCGCAGGTGGTAACTGGTGGTGCCGGTACTTTCACCGAGCGCCTTGGCGACGCTGGTGGAGTTCGCTTCGCCGTGCTCGCCGAGGTAGCTCAGGATGTCGCGGCGCACCGGGTTGGACAGGGCCTTGTAGAAGGCTTTGAGGTCCGGGCCGGTGAGCACTCTCTTCTCAGGGCGCTCGACCATGCCGACCAGCGTACTGCAGAGACTCTCTGCAGTCATTACAGAGATTGTTTGCAGAATATCTCTGTAATCGCTACCTTGATTCGGGAAGGCATCTTGCGGGTGCCGGGACTCTGGGGGTTGAGATGCGGAAAGACCTGGTCGGAAGGGTGTTACTAGCCGCGGGGGTGGCGCTGGTGCCGTGGCTCGCGGTGCTGTGGACGACGCTGCCGGACCCCTATCCGGCGCAGCACTGGCGGGTAGCCTGGGTCGGCTTCGATGCGTTGGAGATCGCCGGTCTGTTGACGTCGGCGGTGCTGGTGCGTCGTAGTGACCACCGAGCGCCGCTGGCGTCGATCGCGACGGCCGTGTTGTTACTGGTCGACGCATGGTTCGATGTCATGACGGCCGGGCGCGACGTGGTTTTCTCGTTGGCACTGGCCTGCACGCTGGAACTGCCCCTGGCGATATTGTGCGCTGTCGCCGCGCTGCGGCCTCCAGACGGGGTTTGCGTTCGGACAGCCGTGGTGCAACGGGTGACCGTCCATGTCTGACGCGCTGGATGCCCGGATGCGGGACGAGATCGACGACCAGGTCGCGGAAGCCTTCGATGCCTACCTGGCCGACCGGCTGGCTGAACCGGGTCCACTGCGCGCGTCGCTGGCATTGGGGCGCAGCGCCGGGGTAGTGCTGGGCACCGTCGGGTTGGGCGCCCTCGCCACGGCGCTGGCGCCGACTGGAGGCGCCGTCGTCTGCTGGATCTGGGGGGCGATCGCGGTGATCGATCTCGTCTGGTTGCTGACCGCGCGCCGCCGTTGACGGTCCGCGGACCAGGCTCTCGCCGACCTGCCGATCGTACTCGGCCCATAGTCCGGTCTCCGAGCAAGGCAGAGCTGAGAGCGAAGATGTGCGCACAGCGCCGACGAGTACCGCGTCCGCGCCGGCGAAGATAGACAGCCGGCGTCGACCTCGGCTACCCAGCCATCAGGAACGAGGAATGTTGAGCGCCGAAGCCCATCACGAAGACCCAGGCCGCGACCTCAGCACCTGGACCGTCGAGCGTCTTCAGTCGTTCGCCGAGGACGCCCAAAGCCAGCAGCTTGAGGCGGTACGTGTCATCGCGCAGGGCCATGCCTATCGCGCCGACGAACCCCGCGAAGCCCGCCTGCGGTGGGCCAAGTTGTCATTGCGGGCCAACCAGCGTCTGCATGGCGACAGTCCGTGGGATCGAGCACGAGCGGCTCACCAGAACTTCATGCTCCGGATGTGGGTGATCGACCAGCTCGGCCCTGGAGCCCCGAGACGTTGGCGGCCGACACTGTCACCGCGCTTGCCCTCACCCCTGCTGAAGCCCGTTCCCTCGCCGATCACTGGCTCGACCTCCCGGTCGAGCAGATCAGCGAGCTACGGCGGCACAAGAACCTGACGGCCCATCTGGACAGGCTTGTCGACCACCTGCAACCGAGCCCCATACGGGATCAACTTCTCGCCTGGACAGGGACTCGCCGACACCTGCCCTGACCGATGCCGCAACCGAGCAGTTCGACGCGGCCGACGGACGCGCCGGATCGGCTCCAGCCGCCCCGGGGGGAACGAGTACTTCGCCGTCAGTTCACCACCGACGTCAGTCCCCGGCGCATCTTCTGCTCGCGCGAGTGCCGCCTGAAGGCCCGCACCCAGCGACCAGGCGCTGGAAGAACTCACCTGTCCGGTCTGCAGCGACGCCTTCGACGCCCCCAAGAACCGTCCGGCAGATCTACTGCTCGCCCTCCTGGGGCGGCCGTCAACTGGACGCTCGCCGCGCTCACCCCGGCCCTGTTCCTGACAGGCGTGTTCGTCGTCCTCCGCGCCCGCCGCACCAGGCCCGGCGTCTACGCCAAGCTCGCCACCACCGACATCGACTGACCGACGCCGCCGGACCCCGGTACACGCGGGCGACTCCCCGCCCGCGGCGGACCACGTCCGTCCCGCGTCGCGTCCGCCGTGCCGCTTTGCGCAGGAGGGAGGGTGCTCGTTCCGTACGAGGCATGCGCACGGCCAACTCGTCCCCGAGGCGCCACAGTTGGCTGTCCCGACCGCCAGGCCGCCTCACGCACGTCAAGCCGGCAAGGTCAGGATGCTGCAACCGAGTTCTCGTGGACGGCGTGGCCGGGGACCTTGGATGTTCAAACCGACGACAGGTGCCCGCCGCAGCCGCAGCCCGTCATGGTCGCCCCCTCCTGGGGCGGCGGGGTCTGTGCGGCGGCCTCTTCCACCGCCGCGAGCAGCCGGCTGCGTTCCTCCGGCGGGATCCACCTGCCGTCGACGACCACACCGTGGATGCGGCGGGTGTTGCGGATGTCGCTCAGCGGGTCGGCGTCGAGGACGAGCAGGTCGGCAGCCTGTCCGCGGGCCACGGTGCCGACGGCGGGCAGGCCGAGGGTGCGGGCCGCGTCCCGCGTGGCCGCGCGCAGGGCCTCGGCCGGGGTGAGGCCGGCCGCCACGAGCAGCGCCAGCTCGTCGTGGAGGGCGAAGCCCGGGACGAGGTATCCGGTGCCGGTGTCGGTGCCCGCCGCCAGCCGCACGCCCGCGCCGTGCAGCTCGCTCACCAGCCGGAGCCGGTGCGCGAAGATCCGGCGGATCTGCCGGTCCTGCTGGGGGGTGCGCCCACCGGTCAGGGCCTCCAGTTGCTCCGGCCAGCTCTCCACCTGCCAGGCGGGCAGGTACTTCCACTCCTCGGCCCGGGACGGCACGTCGTCGGGCAGCTCCAGCGTGCGGTGCACGCCGAGTGTGGGAACGATGGCGGTCCCGTCAGCCGCCAGACTCCGGAAGAGGGCGTCCGCCCGGTCCCGGTCGTAGCCCTGCACCGCCCGCCATTCGAGGGGATGCACCTGCTGGAACCAGCTGTGGTAGCGGGACAGGCTGCTGGGATCGCGCGGGTCGATCCGTACGGCGGCCAGGCGGCGCCGTATCTCCTTCTCGTGCCGTGAGGTCGCCAGGAGCAGCGCGTGCAGGTGCTCGATGGTGCGGTGGCCGGTGGCGCTCGCCTCCGCGATCCGTACGGTGTCGGGGCAGTGCCCGAGGTGGGGGATGCCCTGGCGCCGGGCCTCGTCCGCGATGGCGAAGTAGGCCTCGCGGGACAGGCGGGAGTACACCTTGACGAAGTCCGCGCCCTCGCGCTTGACTCGCCGTACGGCGCGCCGGGCCTCGGCCGCGTCGCGCACCTCGATGGTGGGGCCCACGTCGGCCGCCCACAGTGAGGGCGCGCCGTCGACGATGGGGCTGCCGACCACCCAGCGGGGGCCGAGCAGTGCACCGCTGCGGATCTTCTCGCGCCACTCGTGGTGGACCGGCTGGCCCCGCATCTCCCGGACCGTGGTGACGCCGGCGAGGGCGTACAGCGCCGGGATCACCGTCTCCGGGCCGTCGCTGTGAGTGTGCGCCTCGATCAGTCCCGGGATCAGGTACTTGCCGGTCAGGTCGACCGTGCGGGTGTCCGGGCGGAGCCGGGTGCGTGCGCTAGGGGCGAGTCCGGTGATGCGGCCGCCCTCGACGACGACCGTCATACCGGGGGCCGGAGGTGCTCCCGATCCGTCGATCACGGTGACATTGGTGAGCGCCAACGGGCCGGTGTCGGCGCCGTTTTTGGCCCTCGTCCCGGCCGCGCGTGCCGTGCCGGCGGGCGCCGTGCTCGCCAGTGCCGTACCCGTCACGGCGGCGGCCCCGGCCAGGAACCCTCGCCGGGCCATACCGCGATGTGCCCCAACTGATGCTTCGGACATGCTGTTTCCCCTCCTGCTGGTGAATCCGTCGGCTGCGTCCGCCGACCCCCACGACTCTGGCGGACACGGGGCGACAGGACAGTGCGGCCAGACGGTGCGTGTGGGGGTGTTGCTGGGAACACCGGGGGCCTCCCCCGCGCTGGGGTTGCCCCGCACCTGAACCGGCGCCAGCCGGAGTGATCACGTGTGTGGGGTGACAGGAACCACACAGGACCCCTTGTCAAGCAGGACGAGTGCGCAGATAAGGTGAGCCTTGCCTAATGGCAACAGAGTGGTGTCACAAAGGAGTTCTGTCATGTTCCCTCGGCGTCGCGGCCCGTCCGCCCTCGCTTTCGCCGTCGCCGCGGCGCTGATCCTCGGGGCGTGTGGCGGTTCCGCCGACGACGGCAAGGACGCGGGATCGGGGGGCGGTGACAAGAAGGCCGTGGCGCAGGGCGGCGAGGACTTCGGGTCCGCCGCGCAGAAGACCGCCGCGATGGGCACCGACGCGAAGCCGGGCGAGTGGCCACGCACCGTCCGGCACGCGATGGGCAAGACCGTGATCGAGGCCCAGCCCAAGCGCGTGGTGGTCCTGGACGTCGGCGAGCTGGACAACGTGGTGTCGCTGGGCATCCAACCGGTCGGGATCGCCCCCACCGAGGGCTCCCCCGAGCTGCCGTCGTACCTGAAGAAGGACGCCGGCACGCCGAAGAACATCGGCACCATCAACAACCTCAACCTCGAAGCGATCGCCGGTCTCCACCCGGACCTCATCCTCGGCAGCCAGCTGCGCGCCGCGGACAAGTACGACGAGTTGTCGAAGATCGCCCCGACCGTCTTCTC encodes:
- a CDS encoding iron-siderophore ABC transporter substrate-binding protein, encoding MFPRRRGPSALAFAVAAALILGACGGSADDGKDAGSGGGDKKAVAQGGEDFGSAAQKTAAMGTDAKPGEWPRTVRHAMGKTVIEAQPKRVVVLDVGELDNVVSLGIQPVGIAPTEGSPELPSYLKKDAGTPKNIGTINNLNLEAIAGLHPDLILGSQLRAADKYDELSKIAPTVFSIRPGFTWKENYLLNASALDKTAEAKSKLAAYDVKVKALGTELGADKPTVSMVRYLPDGLIRLYANASFIGTILKDAGIPRPKNQDIEDLAAEVSAENIDQADADYIFTGVYGDAKATDKSRAQGNPLWKNLKAVKSGHAYDVPDETWYLGLGVTAAEQVVADLDKYLTK
- a CDS encoding class I SAM-dependent methyltransferase — encoded protein: MENALPGQQCLRSNVCMTHDGPADHVEQNRRFWDDEAAAWHGPLARDHWAQAEPSWGLWATPESQVSILPDDIDGMRAIELGCGTAYVSAWLARAGARPVGIDLSEKQLATARAMQAEFGIDFPLVLGNAEKVPYEDNTFGLAISEYGASLWCDPYRWIPEAARLLVPGGRLVFSRYSPLFALCVPPEGPASTTLSRGQFGLTRLDWGNHVEFILPHGEMLRLLRSCGFVVEDLIEIQAPRSARDYMEVSADWARRWPSEEIWKARLAG
- a CDS encoding amidohydrolase family protein: MSEASVGAHRGMARRGFLAGAAAVTGTALASTAPAGTARAAGTRAKNGADTGPLALTNVTVIDGSGAPPAPGMTVVVEGGRITGLAPSARTRLRPDTRTVDLTGKYLIPGLIEAHTHSDGPETVIPALYALAGVTTVREMRGQPVHHEWREKIRSGALLGPRWVVGSPIVDGAPSLWAADVGPTIEVRDAAEARRAVRRVKREGADFVKVYSRLSREAYFAIADEARRQGIPHLGHCPDTVRIAEASATGHRTIEHLHALLLATSRHEKEIRRRLAAVRIDPRDPSSLSRYHSWFQQVHPLEWRAVQGYDRDRADALFRSLAADGTAIVPTLGVHRTLELPDDVPSRAEEWKYLPAWQVESWPEQLEALTGGRTPQQDRQIRRIFAHRLRLVSELHGAGVRLAAGTDTGTGYLVPGFALHDELALLVAAGLTPAEALRAATRDAARTLGLPAVGTVARGQAADLLVLDADPLSDIRNTRRIHGVVVDGRWIPPEERSRLLAAVEEAAAQTPPPQEGATMTGCGCGGHLSSV
- a CDS encoding GNAT family N-acetyltransferase gives rise to the protein MITQISRDDLPLLERAVRHFRGVEDAFVVRAFGDTPTALAFVAADETEILGWCWGHRLARPDSAPMLYVHQLEVAESHRREGIGRDLLRAFMEAGVKAGATKMSLKNVAARSLYESLGGGLAAQGPTVNYWFLLDPHQR
- a CDS encoding SMI1/KNR4 family protein, producing the protein MVALDALVRLCPPPANPPPAVDWAQAERTLGLALPADYKQLVETYGDGIFDETIWLLVPDSAYDDCDLHAQTTERHEILADLWEFEAKPTGLQEAGARVLPWAFEEGTGAFLYWLARPGQHPDDWTVLYNEGRGPLWEHHDMGCVAFLLAVLNGTAETEYFGYLYEVLKPTEHRFATADQTLGTTGQ
- a CDS encoding helix-turn-helix domain-containing protein — its product is MVERPEKRVLTGPDLKAFYKALSNPVRRDILSYLGEHGEANSTSVAKALGESTGTTSYHLRKLADLKLIAEIEERSAGRERWWRSLMTDIFTPPGLELTADEREAAVKIGALKMTHDLNLVVSAYAGYDSSAGWNQIHRSGLRMTKEQVATFVEEYQTLLRKYLTEPGDHPPDSRHMAVRLVVVPDEGPRPTLPAEPDDD
- a CDS encoding VOC family protein, which produces MVSVLQNVAIDCADAYELARFWSRVTGRPLHPEDKPGDRETQVLLAEGPVLHFNQVPESKKIKNRIHLCLRPETSREQEVERLLGLGATLVTDHRNPDGSGWAVLADPEGNEFCALRSESDRAAMGC
- a CDS encoding dihydrofolate reductase family protein; translation: MRKLIYGMNLTLDGYIAAPGDDIGWGVPSDELFQFWSDQLQATDLTLYGRKLWQTMSSYWPTGDQQPNASPADIEFARRWRDMSKVVFSSTIDKVDWNTRLVTGDPVAEITRLKAEDGGPMDIGGATLAGAAMRAGLIDEYVLATVPVLVGGGTPFFTALDNWVNLNPVETWTFPGSVVLTRYETRR